Proteins from a genomic interval of Scylla paramamosain isolate STU-SP2022 chromosome 26, ASM3559412v1, whole genome shotgun sequence:
- the LOC135113765 gene encoding putative nuclease HARBI1 — MAEQQQQLQRRQRVYRQQRDVFNKYNDDELIQHFRMNRAGIITVADLVRDKLQSRTERNQPLSPETKVAITLRYLATGKMQQCSSDDFGISQTTISRVITQTIDALSEPDIVTQFVKFPLTRQEVQVKQVEFMEDYRFPGVVGTIDGTHIRIVAPSVDEHLYVNRKRYHSINVQIVFDAKYRILDVLARWPGSVHDARILDESGLKALFEQNYVPAGCYLLGDSGYPCKEWLLTPYLNPLAGVQTNYNTAHKRTRCVVERGIGQLKRQFHVLHGEVRLSPEKTCKIVYVCALLHNMCKQFNIPVPINEEDELFHDAAEGDVGADEEEPGEAEIPSNPGRPAGRNRHPFRDYIANLHFSRPVAE, encoded by the exons ATGgcggagcaacaacaacaacttcaaaGACGACAGCGAGTGTATCGACAGCAACGGGACGTATTCAACAAGTACAATGACGACGAACtcatccaacacttcaggatgAACCGTGCTGGTATAATAACAGTGGCTGATTTAGTGAGGGACAAACTTCAATCCCGTACAGAACGCAATCAACCACTGAGTCCTGAGACGAAGGTGGCAATTACCCTAAGATATTTGGCCACGGGTAAAATGCAGCAGTGCAGCAGTGACGACTTTGGGATCTCACAAACAACAATCAGCCGTGTCATTACTCAGACAATTGATGCACTGTCAGAACCAGACATTGTAACTCAATTTGTAAAATTCCCATTGACTCGCCAAGAAGTGCAAGTGAAACAAGTAGAGTTCATGGAAGACTATAGGTTTCCCGGTGTTGTGGGTACCATAGATGGCACACACATTAGAATTGTGGCTCCCAGTGTCGATGAACatttatatgtaaatagaaAACGATACCACAGCATCAACGTGCAAATCGTATTCGATGCCAAGTACAGGATACTTGATGTTTTGGCACGGTGGCCTGGCTCAGTACATGATGCCAGGATATTGGACGAGTCTGGCTTGAAGGCACTTTTTGAACAAAATTATGTCCCAGCTGGATGCTACCTTCTAGGAGACAGTGGTTATCCTTGCAAGGAGTGGTTGCTGACGCCTTATCTAAACCCTCTGGCTGGTGTTCAAACAAACTATAACAC AGCACACAAGAGGACACGTTGTGTAGTAGAGAGGGGGATTGGCCAGCTCAAGCGACAGTTCCATGTACTTCATGGTGAAGTACGATTGTCCCCAGAGAAGACATGCAAAATTGTCTATGTCTGTGCTCTGCTCCACAACATGTGCAAGCAGTTTAACATTCCAGTGCCTATCAACGAGGAAGATGAACTGTTCCACGATGCAGCTGAAGGGGACGTAGGTGCAGATGAAGAAGAGCCAGGTGAAGCAGAGATACCTTCTAATCCTGGTAGACCAGCTGGCCGTAACAGACATCCATTTCGAGATTATATTGCCAATCTTCATTTCAG CAGACCAGTGGCTGAGTGA